In Streptomyces qaidamensis, one DNA window encodes the following:
- a CDS encoding GNAT family N-acetyltransferase, whose translation MTGVLTVDRPAQPTAPTRYTVALARNEEDVRAAQRLRHDVFAGELGALLAGPQPGLDVDAFDAYCDHLLVREEITGQVVGTYRLLPPERAAVAGRLYSEGEFDLAALDGIRPQLVEVGRSCVHPDHRDGAVISLIWAGIARYMVDRGHEWLAGCCSVPLADGGTLASATWDRVRDKHLSPEEFRVRPLLPWTPGPAPAARVELPALLRGYLRLGAWVCGEPAHDPDFGVADLYVLLPMNRVNARYLRHFLSLVPA comes from the coding sequence ATGACCGGCGTACTGACCGTCGACCGCCCCGCACAGCCCACGGCCCCCACCCGCTACACCGTCGCCCTCGCCCGCAACGAGGAGGACGTGCGTGCCGCCCAGCGGCTGCGGCACGACGTCTTCGCCGGGGAGCTGGGCGCCCTGCTGGCCGGCCCGCAGCCCGGCCTCGACGTCGACGCGTTCGACGCGTACTGCGACCACCTGCTCGTCCGGGAGGAGATAACCGGCCAGGTCGTCGGCACCTACCGGCTGCTGCCGCCCGAGCGCGCCGCGGTCGCGGGGCGGCTGTACTCCGAGGGCGAGTTCGACCTGGCCGCGCTCGACGGGATCCGGCCGCAGCTCGTCGAGGTCGGCCGCTCCTGTGTGCACCCCGACCACCGCGACGGGGCCGTCATCAGCCTCATCTGGGCCGGCATCGCCCGCTACATGGTCGACCGCGGCCACGAGTGGCTCGCCGGCTGCTGCTCCGTCCCGCTCGCCGACGGCGGCACCCTCGCGTCCGCCACCTGGGACCGGGTGCGCGACAAGCACCTCTCGCCGGAGGAGTTCCGGGTGCGGCCGCTGCTGCCGTGGACGCCGGGTCCCGCGCCCGCCGCCCGCGTCGAACTGCCCGCCCTGCTGCGCGGCTACCTCCGCCTGGGTGCCTGGGTGTGCGGCGAACCGGCCCACGACCCGGACTTCGGCGTGGCCGACCTGTACGTGCTGCTGCCGATGAACCGTGTCAACGCCCGGTACCTGCGCCACTTCCTCTCCCTCGTACCAGCCTGA
- a CDS encoding GvpL/GvpF family gas vesicle protein, with the protein MSTLPADRVSATGPDRPHPTVTCVFAVTDTPPPHEAVSMTPGHDGGGPLRVLAAGPLHLIVQDVPAATFGERALAERLNRPYELERCARAHHRGVETAASAGPVVPLPLATLYLDDQNAVRSVTARAASLRSLLDRLRHRTEWSVKVHGPGIARASGAAGDGPADGRSYLRRVSERRRTEREERERALAQAHAVYRELRRYAVAATRHRPQNEQLTGRSVPQLLNAAYLVDDARRAEFARAVGELAREAHRSAVEVTMSGPWIPYSFARSDETGRDAHEEVGA; encoded by the coding sequence ATGAGCACGCTGCCGGCCGACCGGGTGTCCGCGACCGGGCCGGACAGGCCGCACCCCACCGTCACCTGCGTGTTCGCCGTGACGGACACGCCTCCGCCGCACGAGGCGGTGTCGATGACACCGGGCCATGACGGCGGCGGTCCGCTGCGCGTCCTGGCCGCGGGTCCGCTGCACCTGATCGTGCAGGACGTTCCCGCGGCGACCTTCGGCGAGCGGGCGCTCGCGGAGCGGCTGAACCGGCCGTACGAGTTGGAGCGCTGCGCCCGCGCCCATCACCGGGGCGTGGAGACGGCCGCGAGCGCGGGCCCCGTCGTTCCCCTGCCGCTGGCGACGCTGTACCTGGACGACCAGAACGCGGTGCGGTCCGTCACCGCCCGGGCCGCGTCCCTGCGCAGCCTGCTGGACCGGCTGCGCCACCGCACCGAGTGGTCCGTGAAGGTGCACGGCCCAGGAATCGCGCGGGCGTCCGGCGCCGCCGGGGACGGGCCCGCCGACGGGCGGTCCTACCTGCGCCGGGTGAGCGAGCGGCGGCGCACCGAGCGCGAGGAGCGCGAGCGGGCCCTGGCGCAGGCCCACGCCGTCTACCGGGAGCTGCGGCGATACGCCGTCGCTGCGACACGGCACCGGCCGCAGAACGAGCAGTTGACCGGCAGGAGCGTCCCGCAGCTGCTCAACGCGGCGTATCTGGTCGACGACGCACGGCGCGCCGAGTTCGCCCGGGCCGTCGGCGAACTGGCCCGCGAAGCCCACCGGTCGGCCGTGGAGGTCACCATGTCGGGGCCCTGGATCCCGTACTCCTTCGCCCGCTCGGACGAGACGGGGCGCGACGCGCACGAGGAGGTCGGCGCATGA
- the gvpO gene encoding gas vesicle protein GvpO encodes MTEPGAGGRRGGSAPSTKRRRTVRGAGEAARRAAEALTELISHRLEGVSAVCPGEDDGWVVDVDVLELARIPDTTSLLATYQVELDSSGELVRYRRIARFRRGAQDQ; translated from the coding sequence ATGACAGAACCCGGAGCCGGCGGGCGACGCGGTGGCTCGGCCCCGTCCACCAAGCGCCGGCGCACCGTACGTGGTGCCGGTGAGGCCGCGCGGCGCGCAGCGGAGGCGCTGACGGAGCTGATCAGCCACCGCCTCGAAGGGGTGTCCGCGGTGTGCCCGGGCGAGGACGACGGCTGGGTCGTCGACGTCGACGTGCTCGAACTGGCCCGCATCCCCGACACCACCAGCCTGCTCGCGACGTATCAGGTGGAACTGGACTCGTCGGGCGAACTGGTGCGGTACCGCCGGATCGCGCGCTTCCGGCGCGGCGCCCAGGACCAGTGA
- a CDS encoding DNA polymerase beta superfamily protein, producing the protein MTVPNILLSGIVGSTAYGLARPGSDIDRLGLFAAPTEELHGLHRPRESHVSTAPDRTLHEAAKWCRLALGGNPTAMELVWLPDDLYEVRTPLGDELIGIRTEFLSAKRVRDAYLGYATQQFRRLETRGDGAFSADTRKRTAKHARHLKRLCAQGLELYTTGRLTIRVGNPDEYHAFGERVAADPSQALPLLRHYEEAFGAGPTALPDEPDEAPVEAWLRRVRAHCWAAGASSAVGA; encoded by the coding sequence GTGACCGTCCCCAACATCCTGCTCTCCGGCATCGTCGGATCGACCGCCTACGGTCTCGCCCGCCCGGGATCGGACATCGACCGCCTCGGCCTCTTCGCCGCACCCACCGAGGAACTGCACGGTCTGCACCGGCCGAGGGAGTCGCACGTCAGCACGGCGCCGGACCGCACCCTGCACGAGGCCGCCAAGTGGTGCCGGCTGGCCCTCGGCGGCAACCCGACCGCGATGGAGCTGGTGTGGCTCCCCGACGACCTGTACGAGGTGCGCACCCCGCTCGGCGACGAGCTCATCGGCATCCGTACGGAGTTCCTGAGCGCCAAGCGGGTCAGGGACGCCTATCTCGGCTACGCCACCCAGCAGTTCCGGCGGCTGGAGACGCGCGGCGACGGGGCGTTCTCCGCCGACACCCGGAAGCGCACCGCGAAGCACGCTCGGCATCTGAAACGGCTGTGTGCGCAGGGCCTGGAGCTGTACACCACCGGGCGGCTGACGATCCGCGTCGGGAACCCGGACGAGTACCACGCCTTCGGCGAGCGCGTCGCCGCCGACCCGTCGCAGGCCCTGCCCCTGCTCAGACACTACGAGGAGGCCTTCGGCGCGGGGCCCACGGCGCTGCCGGACGAGCCGGACGAGGCGCCGGTGGAGGCCTGGCTGCGCCGGGTCCGGGCGCACTGCTGGGCGGCGGGCGCGAGCTCAGCCGTCGGGGCGTAG
- a CDS encoding gas vesicle structural protein GvpA yields MTVYSDEIVCSPRAGTLYDVLELILDRGMVIDVFVRVSLVGIEIIKIDARIVVASVDTYLRFAEACNRLDLENDPRSKTVPELFGGPVSKAVGKAGAKRAAGSLTDKVRDFLTPEDDTEEDVDDDAAEARTERATRPARKRRSDDDSPRPRRRKAEEERP; encoded by the coding sequence ATGACCGTCTACAGCGATGAGATCGTCTGTTCGCCGCGCGCCGGAACGCTCTACGACGTGCTGGAGCTGATTCTCGACCGCGGCATGGTGATCGACGTCTTCGTGCGCGTGTCGCTGGTCGGGATCGAGATCATCAAGATCGACGCACGCATCGTGGTCGCCAGCGTGGACACCTACCTGCGCTTCGCGGAGGCGTGCAACCGCCTGGACCTCGAGAACGACCCCCGCTCCAAGACCGTGCCCGAGCTGTTCGGCGGGCCGGTCTCCAAGGCCGTCGGCAAGGCGGGGGCCAAGCGTGCCGCCGGTTCCCTGACCGACAAGGTGCGCGACTTCCTCACCCCGGAGGACGACACCGAGGAAGACGTGGACGACGACGCGGCCGAAGCCCGCACCGAGCGCGCCACGCGGCCGGCCCGCAAGCGCCGCAGTGACGACGACAGCCCGCGGCCCCGGCGCCGCAAGGCCGAGGAGGAACGACCGTGA
- a CDS encoding gas vesicle protein K: MTAPRTHTLDLDPERVTNDLAALVLTVVELLRQLMERQAVRRFDEGTLSAEQEDRLGTALMLLDERMDELCAQHGLRRSDLNLDLGPLGPLLADPGP, translated from the coding sequence GTGACCGCGCCGCGCACCCACACGCTGGATCTCGATCCCGAGCGCGTCACGAACGACCTGGCGGCCCTGGTACTGACCGTGGTGGAGCTCCTGCGGCAGCTCATGGAGCGCCAGGCGGTGCGCCGTTTCGACGAGGGGACGCTCAGCGCCGAGCAGGAGGACCGGCTCGGCACCGCGCTGATGCTGCTGGACGAGCGCATGGACGAGCTGTGCGCCCAGCACGGGCTGCGGCGCAGCGACCTCAACCTGGATCTCGGCCCACTGGGTCCCCTCCTGGCCGATCCCGGCCCGTGA
- a CDS encoding LLM class flavin-dependent oxidoreductase, with protein MDSVRLSVLDRSRTREGHTHPEALRDTVRLAQELERLGYHRLWVSEHHGVPGVAGSAPTVLAAAVAGATRTIRVGTGGVMLPNHRPLVVAEQFGVLESLFPGRIDMGLGRSVGFTDGVRRALGRDKGDAEDFEAQLAELLGWFRGTSPTGVHARPAEGLTVPPFVLAMGEGAGIAARAGLPMVIGDLRNREKMLRGIGHYREHFRPSLWAPEPYVVISGTIAVAGTPEEARRLLIPEAWSMAHSRTRGTFPPLPPAERVEALTMTGKERDLYESGLTGHIAGTEEQVAHELETVLKETGAQEVLVTTSTYDREALLDSYRRLAAITSG; from the coding sequence ATGGATTCCGTGCGCCTGTCCGTCCTCGACCGCTCCCGCACCCGCGAGGGGCACACTCACCCCGAGGCGCTGCGCGACACCGTGCGGCTGGCGCAGGAGCTGGAGCGGCTCGGCTACCACCGGCTCTGGGTCTCCGAGCACCACGGCGTGCCCGGGGTGGCCGGTTCCGCGCCGACCGTGCTGGCCGCCGCCGTCGCGGGCGCCACCCGGACGATCCGGGTCGGTACCGGCGGGGTGATGCTGCCCAACCACCGGCCGCTGGTCGTGGCCGAGCAGTTCGGGGTGCTGGAGTCACTGTTCCCCGGGCGGATCGACATGGGCCTCGGCCGGTCCGTCGGCTTCACGGACGGGGTGCGCAGGGCCCTGGGCCGCGACAAGGGCGACGCCGAGGACTTCGAAGCCCAGCTCGCGGAGCTGCTCGGCTGGTTCCGGGGCACCTCCCCCACCGGGGTGCACGCCCGCCCCGCCGAAGGCCTGACCGTGCCGCCGTTCGTCCTGGCCATGGGAGAAGGCGCCGGCATCGCCGCGCGTGCGGGTCTGCCCATGGTCATCGGCGACCTCAGGAACCGGGAGAAGATGCTGCGCGGCATCGGCCACTACCGCGAACATTTCCGCCCTTCCCTTTGGGCACCTGAGCCCTATGTCGTCATCTCGGGCACGATCGCCGTGGCCGGCACCCCCGAAGAGGCGCGGCGGCTGCTGATCCCCGAGGCCTGGTCGATGGCACACTCCCGCACCCGCGGCACCTTCCCACCGCTGCCGCCCGCCGAGCGCGTGGAGGCCCTCACGATGACCGGCAAGGAGCGGGACCTCTACGAGTCGGGCCTGACCGGGCACATCGCCGGCACCGAGGAGCAGGTCGCGCACGAACTGGAGACGGTGCTGAAGGAGACGGGCGCGCAGGAGGTACTCGTCACGACCAGCACGTACGACCGTGAGGCCCTGCTGGACTCCTACCGGCGGCTGGCCGCGATCACCTCCGGTTAG
- a CDS encoding gas vesicle protein GvpG: protein MGLVTELLLLPLAPVRGTLWVADHLLQEAERQAGDPRAVQARLAALNRALQEGTIDEAAFEAEEERLLARLDSPVRYTGHRGGAS, encoded by the coding sequence GTGGGACTCGTGACCGAGCTCTTGCTGCTGCCGCTCGCCCCGGTGCGCGGCACGCTCTGGGTCGCCGACCACCTGCTGCAGGAGGCCGAACGCCAGGCCGGCGATCCGCGTGCGGTGCAGGCGCGCCTGGCGGCGCTCAACCGGGCCTTGCAGGAGGGCACCATCGACGAGGCGGCCTTCGAGGCAGAGGAGGAGCGGTTGCTCGCCCGCCTCGACAGTCCGGTCCGGTACACAGGACATCGCGGGGGCGCTTCGTGA
- a CDS encoding ATP-binding cassette domain-containing protein: MHDRDPHDPFVRVRGAREHNLRGIDVDIPRDVLAVFTGVSGSGKSSLAFGTIYAEAQRRYFESVAPYARRLIHQVGAPKVGEITGLPPAVSLQQRRAAPTSRSSVGTVTNLSNSLRMLFSRAGTYPPGAERLDSDAFSPNTAVGACPECHGLGRVHRTSEELLVPDPSLSIRDGAIAAWPGAWQGKNLRDILDALGYDVDRPWRELPADEREWILFTDGQPVVTVHPVRDADRIQRPYQGTYMSAHRYVMKTFSDSKSPALRAKAERFLTSAPCPACGGSRLRPEALAVTFGGRTIAELAAVPLAELSAGLDGTSEAARVLTDDLRSRIAPVVELGLGYLSLDRPAPSLSPGELQRLRLATQLRSGLFGVVYVLDEPSAGLHPADTEALLTVLERLKASGNSVFVVEHHLDVMRGADWLVDVGPAAGEHGGRVLHSGPVAELAGVEESATARYLFSHSPAPARDVRGATGWLKTGPVTRHNLRGVTAEFPLGVFTAVTGVSGSGKSTLIGEITQDSAGVGRLVSVDQKPIGRTPRSNLATYTGLFDVVRKVFAATDGARERGFGVGRFSFNVAGGRCETCQGEGFVSVELLFLPSTYAPCPDCGGARYNLSTLEVTYRGRNIAQVLDLTVESAAEFFADIPAVARSLASLLDVGLGYLRLGQPATELSGGEAQRIKLASELQRGRRGHTLYLLDEPTTGLHPADVDVLMRQLHGLVDAGHTVVVVEHDMSVVARADWVIDLGPGGGDAGGRIVAAGPPRDVARSQESRTAPYLARTLSGSR; this comes from the coding sequence ATGCACGACCGCGACCCCCATGACCCGTTCGTCCGCGTGCGCGGAGCCCGCGAGCACAACCTCCGGGGCATCGACGTCGACATCCCCCGGGACGTGCTGGCCGTGTTCACCGGCGTGTCCGGCTCGGGGAAGTCCTCGCTGGCGTTCGGCACGATCTACGCGGAGGCGCAGCGGCGCTACTTCGAGTCGGTCGCGCCGTACGCGCGGCGGCTGATCCACCAGGTCGGCGCGCCGAAGGTCGGGGAGATCACCGGTCTGCCGCCGGCCGTGTCGCTCCAGCAGCGCCGCGCCGCCCCCACCTCGCGCTCCTCCGTCGGCACGGTCACCAACCTCTCCAACTCCCTGCGGATGCTGTTCTCCCGGGCCGGCACCTACCCGCCCGGCGCCGAGCGGCTCGACTCCGACGCCTTCTCGCCCAACACGGCGGTGGGGGCGTGCCCGGAGTGCCACGGGCTCGGACGGGTGCATCGTACGAGCGAGGAGCTGCTGGTCCCCGACCCCTCGCTGTCGATCCGCGACGGGGCGATCGCCGCGTGGCCGGGCGCCTGGCAGGGCAAGAACCTGCGGGACATCCTCGACGCGCTCGGATACGACGTGGACCGGCCGTGGCGGGAGCTGCCGGCCGACGAGCGGGAGTGGATCCTGTTCACGGACGGGCAGCCGGTGGTCACGGTGCACCCCGTACGCGACGCCGATCGCATCCAACGGCCGTACCAGGGCACGTACATGAGCGCCCACCGGTACGTGATGAAGACGTTCTCGGACTCCAAGAGCCCGGCCCTGCGGGCGAAGGCCGAGCGGTTCCTCACCAGTGCGCCCTGCCCGGCGTGCGGCGGCAGCCGGCTGCGCCCCGAGGCCCTGGCGGTGACGTTCGGCGGCCGGACCATCGCCGAGCTGGCGGCAGTGCCGCTGGCGGAGCTGTCCGCCGGTCTCGACGGGACCTCGGAGGCCGCCCGGGTCCTCACCGACGACCTGCGGTCCCGGATCGCGCCGGTCGTCGAGCTGGGCCTCGGCTACCTCAGCCTCGACCGGCCCGCCCCCAGCCTCTCCCCGGGCGAGCTGCAACGGCTGCGCCTCGCCACCCAGCTGCGCTCCGGGCTGTTCGGCGTCGTCTACGTCCTCGACGAGCCGTCGGCCGGACTGCACCCGGCGGACACCGAGGCGCTGCTCACGGTGCTGGAGCGGCTGAAGGCGTCCGGGAACTCGGTGTTCGTGGTGGAGCACCACCTCGACGTCATGCGGGGCGCCGACTGGCTGGTCGACGTGGGGCCGGCAGCGGGCGAACACGGCGGGCGCGTGCTGCACAGCGGCCCCGTGGCCGAGCTGGCGGGTGTCGAGGAGTCGGCGACGGCCCGCTACCTCTTCAGCCACTCCCCCGCCCCGGCCCGGGACGTGCGCGGGGCGACCGGGTGGCTGAAGACCGGCCCGGTCACCCGGCACAACCTGCGCGGCGTGACGGCGGAGTTCCCGCTCGGTGTGTTCACCGCGGTGACCGGGGTGTCCGGCTCCGGCAAGTCCACGCTCATCGGCGAGATCACGCAGGACTCGGCCGGCGTGGGCCGGCTGGTCTCGGTCGACCAGAAGCCGATCGGCCGCACGCCGCGCTCGAACCTCGCCACGTACACGGGCCTCTTCGACGTCGTACGCAAGGTGTTCGCGGCCACCGACGGGGCCCGCGAACGCGGTTTCGGCGTCGGGCGGTTCTCCTTCAACGTGGCGGGCGGGCGCTGCGAGACCTGCCAGGGCGAGGGGTTCGTCAGCGTGGAGCTGCTGTTCCTGCCCAGCACGTACGCGCCCTGCCCGGACTGCGGCGGGGCCCGCTACAACCTTTCGACGCTGGAAGTGACGTACCGGGGGCGGAACATCGCACAGGTGCTGGATCTGACGGTGGAGAGCGCGGCGGAGTTCTTCGCTGACATCCCGGCCGTGGCCCGCAGTCTGGCCTCCCTGCTCGACGTCGGCCTGGGCTACCTCCGCCTCGGCCAGCCCGCGACCGAGCTCTCCGGCGGCGAGGCCCAGCGCATCAAGCTGGCGAGCGAACTGCAGCGCGGCCGGCGCGGCCACACGCTCTACCTCCTCGACGAACCCACGACGGGCCTCCACCCGGCCGACGTGGACGTCCTGATGCGCCAGCTGCACGGCCTCGTCGACGCCGGGCACACCGTGGTCGTCGTCGAGCACGACATGTCCGTCGTCGCGCGCGCGGACTGGGTGATCGACCTCGGCCCCGGCGGCGGTGACGCGGGCGGCCGCATCGTGGCGGCGGGCCCGCCACGGGACGTCGCCCGGTCGCAGGAGAGCCGGACGGCCCCCTACCTGGCGCGCACGCTGTCCGGGAGCCGTTGA
- a CDS encoding gas vesicle protein: MTDLGTWPAGPGVQPAGPPSGSLADLLERVLDKGIVIAGDIKIDLLDIELLTIRLRLFIASVETAKKAGIDWWETDPALSSRAARDALTEENARLRARLAALEDADADTSEVTR, encoded by the coding sequence GTGACCGACCTCGGCACCTGGCCCGCGGGCCCCGGAGTACAGCCGGCCGGGCCCCCCTCCGGAAGCCTCGCGGACCTGCTCGAACGCGTCCTGGACAAGGGCATCGTCATCGCGGGCGACATCAAGATCGACCTGCTCGACATCGAACTGCTCACCATCCGGCTGCGCCTGTTCATCGCCTCGGTCGAGACCGCCAAGAAGGCGGGCATCGACTGGTGGGAGACGGACCCGGCGCTGTCCTCACGCGCCGCGCGTGACGCGCTCACCGAGGAGAATGCGCGTCTGCGCGCGCGTCTCGCGGCCCTGGAGGACGCCGACGCCGACACCTCCGAGGTGACCCGATGA
- a CDS encoding lysophospholipid acyltransferase family protein, whose amino-acid sequence MSAWLPAAPCTPQACVEAPAAVRARAVPRAVLRLTAVLLLLLAGIALTPFGGRIPASLVRRWCRWIVRAAGVRVRISGAAAPTGGLLLVANHISWLDIPLLAAVRPARMLAKTEVRRWPVAGALAARGRTLFIDRDRLRALPGTVARIAGALREGAAVAAFPEGSTWCGRAQGTFRRAVFQAALDAGVPVQPVRIGYRLSDGTATTAPAYVGDDTLLASLWRVATARGLIAEVEVRAPVPPDAGPDRRALARAAQPPDTTAPSWTHTVLVA is encoded by the coding sequence ATGAGCGCCTGGCTGCCCGCCGCGCCCTGCACGCCGCAGGCCTGCGTCGAGGCGCCGGCGGCCGTGCGGGCACGGGCCGTGCCGCGGGCCGTGCTGCGGCTCACCGCGGTCCTTCTGCTCCTCCTCGCGGGGATCGCGCTGACGCCCTTCGGCGGCCGGATACCGGCGTCGCTGGTCCGGCGGTGGTGTCGGTGGATCGTGCGGGCCGCCGGCGTCCGGGTCCGCATCAGCGGCGCCGCCGCACCCACCGGCGGACTGCTGCTGGTCGCCAACCACATCTCCTGGCTGGACATCCCGCTGCTCGCCGCCGTACGGCCCGCCCGGATGCTGGCCAAGACCGAGGTACGGCGCTGGCCCGTCGCCGGTGCGCTGGCCGCCCGCGGGCGAACCCTGTTCATCGACCGGGACCGGCTGCGGGCCCTGCCCGGCACGGTCGCCCGGATCGCCGGGGCCCTGCGCGAGGGCGCCGCGGTCGCGGCCTTCCCGGAGGGCAGCACCTGGTGCGGCCGGGCTCAGGGCACCTTCCGCAGGGCCGTCTTCCAGGCGGCCCTGGACGCCGGGGTGCCGGTCCAGCCGGTACGGATCGGCTACCGGCTCAGCGACGGCACGGCCACCACGGCCCCCGCGTACGTCGGCGACGACACGCTGCTCGCCTCCCTGTGGCGGGTGGCGACGGCCCGCGGTCTGATCGCGGAGGTCGAGGTACGGGCCCCCGTCCCGCCGGACGCCGGCCCCGACCGCCGCGCCCTCGCCCGCGCGGCCCAGCCACCGGACACGACGGCGCCGTCCTGGACGCACACGGTGCTGGTGGCGTAG
- a CDS encoding gas vesicle protein has product MTVPVAGGTDRTAVPWDGPEPYAPIGVPLVDLLDRVLATGVVVSGDLVLAIADVPLVRISLHALLASVSDRVPAPWPDSGPL; this is encoded by the coding sequence ATGACGGTACCCGTCGCCGGCGGGACCGACCGCACGGCGGTGCCCTGGGACGGCCCGGAGCCGTACGCGCCCATCGGGGTGCCGCTCGTGGACCTGCTCGACCGGGTGCTGGCGACCGGCGTGGTGGTCAGCGGCGACCTGGTGCTCGCCATCGCCGACGTGCCGTTGGTGCGGATCTCCCTGCACGCCCTGCTGGCGTCGGTCAGCGACCGGGTCCCCGCGCCCTGGCCGGACAGCGGGCCGCTGTGA
- the rpmF gene encoding 50S ribosomal protein L32, with amino-acid sequence MAVPKRKMSRSNTRHRRAQWKAATPTLVPVTVDGVRHLVPQNLVRAYERGLLRPDG; translated from the coding sequence ATGGCTGTCCCGAAGCGGAAGATGTCCCGCAGCAACACCCGTCACCGCCGCGCCCAGTGGAAGGCGGCCACGCCGACCCTGGTCCCCGTCACCGTCGACGGCGTGCGTCACCTCGTCCCGCAGAACCTGGTCAGGGCCTACGAGCGGGGGCTGCTACGCCCCGACGGCTGA
- a CDS encoding GvpL/GvpF family gas vesicle protein: MTATTALTTAGTLGTLYVYGIAPEGVRTPRAPGVDGAAVRLLTEDGLCAAVSDAPESVRARRRDLMAHQAVLGELAAQGPVLPMRFAVLTPDAESLRGQLRTDRVRLAAQLDVVRGCVEMNVKGAVVHGYFADLVRRDDALRALARQTRHRPGYEANVRLGEALAKGVTREARGAAREVLARLAPLAVRTAPGPVDDEQVLSTSFLVRSADEQRFRQAVAAQAREVGDRLALSVTGPLPCYSFVDAPSATAGR; the protein is encoded by the coding sequence GTGACGGCCACCACAGCCCTCACCACCGCCGGCACGCTCGGCACCCTGTACGTGTACGGCATCGCCCCCGAGGGCGTTAGGACCCCGCGGGCGCCCGGGGTGGACGGCGCGGCGGTGCGGCTGCTGACCGAGGACGGGCTCTGCGCGGCCGTCTCGGACGCCCCGGAGTCCGTCCGGGCGCGGCGACGCGACCTGATGGCCCATCAGGCGGTGCTGGGCGAACTCGCCGCACAGGGCCCCGTCCTGCCCATGCGGTTCGCCGTCCTGACTCCCGACGCGGAGTCGCTGCGCGGGCAACTGCGCACCGACCGAGTGCGCTTGGCGGCACAGCTCGACGTGGTACGGGGCTGCGTCGAGATGAACGTGAAGGGTGCCGTCGTGCACGGGTACTTCGCCGACCTCGTACGCCGGGACGACGCCCTGCGCGCGCTCGCCCGCCAGACCCGGCACCGCCCCGGCTACGAGGCGAACGTGCGGCTGGGCGAGGCGCTCGCCAAGGGTGTCACGCGCGAGGCCCGGGGTGCGGCACGGGAGGTGCTCGCCCGCCTGGCTCCACTCGCCGTGCGCACGGCGCCGGGTCCGGTCGACGACGAGCAGGTGCTGAGCACGTCGTTCCTGGTGCGTTCCGCCGACGAACAGCGCTTCCGGCAGGCGGTGGCCGCGCAGGCGCGCGAGGTCGGGGACCGGCTGGCGCTCAGTGTGACCGGTCCGCTGCCGTGCTACAGCTTCGTCGACGCGCCGTCCGCCACGGCAGGCCGGTGA